A stretch of Pempheris klunzingeri isolate RE-2024b chromosome 19, fPemKlu1.hap1, whole genome shotgun sequence DNA encodes these proteins:
- the selplg gene encoding P-selectin glycoprotein ligand 1 has protein sequence MMLLSVKMYLAVVWGTCVLFSMESMSASIPGSSSINPTAEPNKTTKQQISAHVVSNETETQSVTWQPALEPAEISVAATAAEPTVPLTVETEEAIAGNSSDTSKDSTAGFLAMNTVTAATSSSGSRLVHASAAVTTAASEAQSPHSTAMSETAERTEGPLRRQSHTTSTDVTAPAASFATTSAAPQLPSTTKPGVIAQFFSTTSPAHSTQSLVFIQNRRTPSLSTTTTAKPTSEAAPAFEPTSLPVAINVTSTSSTERSPAFQPISTSQFTGTAGSSSTAEPPAISFSTDSDITTTATAVSTSPAGILMPKRLPVQTTTSARATTRAPHEASGTEAEPCSTRGVVKHCLIVIASLAALATIFMVSTIILCAKLSTRKYKVKKPQQATEMMCISSLLPERNYTYSRQRNPVANGVLVIHSGGDSDEDGGDNLTLSSFLPENDR, from the coding sequence ATGATGCTACTCAGCGTGAAGATGTATCTGGCTGTGGTTTGGGgaacatgtgttttgttttccatgGAGTCCATGAGTGCTTCCATCccaggaagcagcagcattAACCCCACTGCTGAACCCAACAAGACGACAAAGCAGCAGATCAGTGCGCATGTGGTTTCTAatgaaacagagacacagtcTGTGACATGGCAGCCAGCGCTCGAACCTGCAGAGATTAGTGTTGCTGCAACTGCAGCAGAGCCCACTGTGCCactcacagtggaaacagaagAGGCAATCGCCGGCAACAGCAGCGACACCTCGAAAGACAGCACGGCTGGTTTTCTTGCCATGAACACCGTAACAGCAGCTACAAGCAGCTCAGGTTCACGATTGGTTCATGCCTCTGCAGCAGTGACCACAGCTGCAAGTGAAGCACAGTCTCCCCACAGCACGGCGATGTCAGAAACAGCAGAGCGTACAGAGGGTCCGTTGCGGCGACAATCACACACCACTTCTACTGATGTGACTGCTCCTGCAGCATCCTTCGCAACAACCTCTGCAGCACCACAGCTCCCATCTACCACTAAGCCTGGAGTGATAGCTCAGTTCTTTTCCACCACGTCTCCTGCTCATTCTACTCAGTCTCTGGTCTTCATCCAGAACCGCCGCACTCCTTCACTTTCTACTACAACCACAGCGAAGCCCACCTCTGAGGCAGCACCTGCGTTTGAGCCAACTTCTTTGCCTGTCGCAATAAATGTGACATCTACCAGCAGCACTGAGCGTTCACCTGCGTTTCAGCCCATCTCCACATCACAGTTTACTGGCACAGCAGGGTCGAGCTCCACCGCTGAGCCCCCAGCTATCTCATTTTCAACTGATTCCGACATTACCACCACCGCCACTGCTGTCTCCACCAGTCCTGCAGGAATCTTGATGCCCAAGAGGCTGCCAGTGCAAACGACCACATCAGCTCGAGCAACTACTAGAGCACCTCATGAAGCATCCGGCACTGAGGCCGAACCCTGCTCCACCCGGGGCGTGGTGAAGCACTGCCTCATCGTCATCGCCTCGCTAGCTGCGCTGGCCACCATCTTCATGGTTTCTACCATCATACTCTGCGCCAAGCTTTCAACAAGGAAGTACAAAGTCAAGAAACCTCAGCAGgccactgagatgatgtgtaTCTCGTCCCTGCTGCCTGAAAGGAACTACACCTACTCAAGACAGCGCAATCCAGTGGCTAACGGGGTCCTGGTGATCCACAGTGGTGGAGACAGCGATGAGGATGGAGGAGATAACCTGACACTCAGCAGCTTCCTTCCAGAAAATGACCGTTAA
- the LOC139218986 gene encoding chemerin-like receptor 1, which produces MEVDYIEYGDYTPLNDTENITELLTSSSSQPSLAYALVTVNIIICVIGLGGNSLVIWICGRKMKRTVITTWYLSLAISDFLFCVFLPLEIFYMITSHWPFGVMLCKLTSSALFLNMYSCVFLLVLISTDRCIMILFPVWSHNHRSVWKAFGVVFLMWLLSALLTLPSLIFRQITVHGSVTQCHTDYKDHSRHKAVALTRFICGFLIPFLMIVFCCLVLGVKLRSLTIKSTKPYKVMAALILSFFFCWVPYHGFVLLELDLTNHSLEVVQTGLKVGATLAAANSFISPVLYVFIGNDFKQTLKRSLTSKMEEAMAEDFRTGGHNHSRSRSMEMI; this is translated from the coding sequence ATGGAAGTGGATTATATTGAATATGGTGACTACACTCCACTCAATGACACTGAGAACATAACTGAACTACTGACTTCCAGTAGTTCTCAGCCTTCTTTGGCTTATGCTCTGGTCACAGTCAACATCATTATATGTGTTATTGGCCTTGGAGGAAATTCACTAGTGATCTGGATCTGtggaaggaaaatgaaaagaactgTCATCACAACCTGGTACCTCAGTCTAGCCATTTCAGACTTTTTGTTCTGTGTCTTTTTGCCCCTGGAAATTTTCTACATGATTACTTCACACTGGCCTTTCGGAGTGATGTTGTGCAAGCTCACCTCCTCCGCCCTGTTTCTCAACatgtacagctgtgtgtttctgttggttCTGATCAGCACCGATCGCTgtataatgattttatttccaGTGTGGTCACATAACCATCGGTCAGTGTGGAAAGCATTCGGAGTTGTTTTCCTCATGTGGCTCCTTTCTGCACTCCTTACATTGCCCTCGCTGATTTTTAGACAAATCACAGTCCATGGCTCAGTCACTCAGTGCCACACTGACTACAAGGACCACTCCAGACACAAGGCAGTGGCGCTGACTCGATTCATCTGTGGCTTCCTGATTCCTTTCTTGATGATTGTGTTCTGCTGCTTGGTGCTTGGTGTGAAGCTGAGAAGTTTGACCATCAAGTCAACAAAGCCTTACAAAGTCATGGCGGCGCTCATCTTGTCATTTTTCTTCTGCTGGGTCCCCTATCATGGCTTCGTTCTTTTGGAGTTAGACTTAACGAACCACAGCCTGGAAGTGGTTCAAACTGGTCTGAAGGTGGGGGCCACCCTGGCTGCAGCAAACAGCTTCATATCGCCAGTTCTCTATGTGTTCATTGGTAATGACTTTAAACAAACCCTCAAGCGGTCTTTGACATCAAAGATGGAGGAGGCAATGGCAGAGGATTTTCGTACAGGTGGTCACAATCATTCAAGGAGCAGGTCAATGGAAATGATCTAA
- the rnf185 gene encoding E3 ubiquitin-protein ligase RNF185 isoform X2, producing MATAAPPPASGSTAATENPTPGSSGSTAADSGSQDSTFECNICLDTAKDAVISLCGHLFCWPCLHQWLETRPNRQVCPVCKAGISRDKVIPLYGRGSTGQQDPRERTPPRPQGQRPEPENRGGFQGFGFGDGGFQMSFGIGAFPFGIFATAFNINDGRPPAAPGTPQHMDEQFLSRLFLFVALVIMFWLLIA from the exons atggccACCGCTGCCCCCCCTCCAGCCTCTGGCTCTACCGCGGCCACTGAAAACCCAACTCCCGGATCCAGCGGCTCTACTGCGGCCGACAGTGGCAGCCAGGATAGCACTTTCGAGTGTAATATATGCCTGGACACCGCTAAGGATGCCGTGATCAGCCTGTGTGGACACCTCTTCTG TTGGCCTTGCTTGCACCAG TGGTTGGAGACCAGACCCAACAGACAAGTGTGTCCAGTGTGTAAAGCTGGCATCAGCAGAGACAAAGTTATCCCCTTGTATGGCCGGGGAAGCACAGGTCAACAAGACCCCAG AGAAAGAACACCCCCTCGACCACAAGGGCAAAGGCCTGAGCCAGAAAATCGTGGT GGCTTTCAAGGGTTTGGCTTTGGAGATGGAGGTTTCCAAATGTCATTTGGAATCGGTGCCTTTccatttggtatttttgctaCAGCTTTTAACATCAATGATGGAAGACCTCCTGCAG ctcctgggaCACCACAGCACATGGACGAACAGTTTCTGTCTCGACTCTTCCTGTTTGTCGCTCTGGTGATTATGTTTTGGCTGCTGATTGCATAA
- the rnf185 gene encoding E3 ubiquitin-protein ligase RNF185 isoform X1, protein MATAAPPPASGSTAATENPTPGSSGSTAADSGSQDSTFECNICLDTAKDAVISLCGHLFCWPCLHQWLETRPNRQVCPVCKAGISRDKVIPLYGRGSTGQQDPRERTPPRPQGQRPEPENRGGFQGFGFGDGGFQMSFGIGAFPFGIFATAFNINDGRPPAAAPGTPQHMDEQFLSRLFLFVALVIMFWLLIA, encoded by the exons atggccACCGCTGCCCCCCCTCCAGCCTCTGGCTCTACCGCGGCCACTGAAAACCCAACTCCCGGATCCAGCGGCTCTACTGCGGCCGACAGTGGCAGCCAGGATAGCACTTTCGAGTGTAATATATGCCTGGACACCGCTAAGGATGCCGTGATCAGCCTGTGTGGACACCTCTTCTG TTGGCCTTGCTTGCACCAG TGGTTGGAGACCAGACCCAACAGACAAGTGTGTCCAGTGTGTAAAGCTGGCATCAGCAGAGACAAAGTTATCCCCTTGTATGGCCGGGGAAGCACAGGTCAACAAGACCCCAG AGAAAGAACACCCCCTCGACCACAAGGGCAAAGGCCTGAGCCAGAAAATCGTGGT GGCTTTCAAGGGTTTGGCTTTGGAGATGGAGGTTTCCAAATGTCATTTGGAATCGGTGCCTTTccatttggtatttttgctaCAGCTTTTAACATCAATGATGGAAGACCTCCTGCAG cagctcctgggaCACCACAGCACATGGACGAACAGTTTCTGTCTCGACTCTTCCTGTTTGTCGCTCTGGTGATTATGTTTTGGCTGCTGATTGCATAA
- the tmem119b gene encoding transmembrane protein 119b, producing the protein MLPMALHLIGLCVVFYISSSSATALPFYSSLEGSTDEEEIGNLTPFLRTSNWSSEYQTTPIGPTHVETDFLGKVVSFLEENMLLILVAGSFILLVFLIVCGAIFMSRRRKVNAYYPSSFPSKMYVDHRDKTGGAKLFNEVPEKAAPEQESEPVDSHKQLQADIMRAAKSLRTSNKSVDAAEGSDHSQKVADHSPEDSSKPDASILDQQLPRLPEEKELCELSDKEAAAAGSPELNPSEQPHPDEDDSQEPLTGRRLRPSSLHIHNDSATLQLIAGEKTAF; encoded by the coding sequence ATGCTCCCGATGGCCCTTCATCTGAttggtctgtgtgtggtgttttacatcagcagcagctcggCCACAGCTCTACCTTTTTACAGTTCTCTAGAGGGAAGTACAGACGAGGAGGAGATCGGTAACTTAACTCCCTTTTTGCGTACCAGCAACTGGTCCTCTGAGTACCAAACCACACCTATTGGCCCCACACACGTGGAAACGGATTTTCTGGGCAAAGTTGTGAGTTTTCTGGAGGAGAACATGCTCCTTATCCTTGTTGCAGGCTCTTTCATCCTTCTTGTCTTCCTTATTGTCTGTGGGGCAATTTTTATGAGCCGCAGGCGCAAAGTCAATGCCTACTAcccttcctccttcccctcaAAAATGTACGTGGACCACAGGGATAAAACCGGAGGTGCTAAACTCTTTAATGAAGTGCCAGAAAAGGCTGCTCCTGAGCAGGAAAGTGAGCCAGTGGACTCTCACAAGCAGCTCCAGGCTGACATTATGAGGGCTGCCAAGAGCCTGCGCACATCAAATAAATCTGTTGATGCTGCAGAGGGAAGCGACCACAGTCAGAAAGTGGCAGACCATAGTCCTGAGGACAGCTCTAAGCCAGATGCCAGCATCCTGGACCAGCAGCTACCACGCCTCCCTGAGGAGAAGGAGCTGTGTGAGCTTTCTGacaaggaagcagcagcagcaggcagtccTGAGCTGAATCCTTCAGAGCAGCCTCATCCAGACGAAGATGACTCACAGGAGCCTTTGACTGGCAGGAGACTCCGGCCCTCCTCTCTACATATTCACAATGACTCTGCAACACTTCAGCTGATCGCAGGCGAGAAAACTGCCTTCTAG